A portion of the Sabethes cyaneus chromosome 3, idSabCyanKW18_F2, whole genome shotgun sequence genome contains these proteins:
- the LOC128739236 gene encoding zinc finger protein ZFP2-like, translated as MITACAGVEIDQPDFLSKNCCERCVEGLYIAFCIIMQCRDSDKKLRQIVTAKQNVEENTDEFRDADDLEGFDSASNDTEGETPEEPCEERQTNNLQTSVVSTTCCACRTDFETVDALTEHIKLVHEPEKTDDDPKKPFQCNMCFKRYFNKSSLNRHKRMATSAEGVRLPEQINPVEHRCCGCRQDFESLDQLKKHSLVEHAASRVVSDETKPFECEICFKRYSNKTSLGKHFRDRFLDRQTRTIRKLSSNQCCGCRQKFNSKDQLLRHSKQVHEPDRLTTGLKSFECGICFSSYSSKEAFDRHKYGNTINQMYRCQQCNKTFVKQIMLRFHERKYHSGVKQDVIGPYQCTRCGKTFMQRSSLKNHEKDHERSERFECSICQKHFSSKGNLQTHMKLHSIPSEQRARFECPICRVRFKTPNYLEVHARVHTGEKPYTCKYCSKQFAHASGHKQHLRTHSGIKPYACRFCCQEFTKRSNMLKHEKQHEANYQKR; from the exons ATGATAACTGCCTGTGCTGGTGTTGag ATTGACCAACCGGATTTTCTATCCAAAAATTGCTGCGAACGGTGCGTGGAAGGATTGTACATTGCGTTCTGTATAATTATGCAATGCCGAGATTCTGATAAAAAATTACGTCAAATTGTAACCGCAAAGCAAAATGTTGAAGAAAACACTGATGAATTCAGAGACGCAGATGATTTAGAAGGTTTTGATAGTGCCAGCAACGATACAGAAGGCGAAACTCCAGAAGAACCGTGCGAAGAAAGGCAAACTAACAATCTGCAAACTTCTGTAGTGTCGACAACATGTTGCGCCTGCAGAACAGATTTTGAGACTGTTGATGCATTGACGGAACACATAAAGCTAGTTCATGAACCAGAGAAAACGGATGACGATCCCAAGAAACCGTTTCAATGTAATATGTGCTTTAAAAGATACTTTAACAAGTCGTCGCTGAATCGTCATAAACGGATGGCGACGTCGGCAGAGGGGGTTCGATTGCCTGAGCAGATAAATCCGGTAGAACACCGTTGTTGTGGATGTCGGCAGGATTTCGAGAGTTTGGACCAGTTGAAGAAGCACTCATTGGTGGAACATGCAGCCAGTAGAGTGGTTAGCGACGAAACTAAACCATTCGAATGTGAAATATGTTTCAAGCGTTACTCCAATAAAACATCCTTGGGCAAGCATTTTCGTGACAGATTTCTCGACCGGCAAACCCGAACCATTCGAAAGCTTAGTTCAAATCAATGTTGCGGCTGTCGTCAAAAATTTAATTCGAAGGACCAACTGCTGCGACATTCGAAACAGGTTCATGAGCCAGATCGATTGACGACTGGGCTCAAATCATTCGAATGTGGAATTTGTTTCAGCAGTTACTCTAGTAAGGAGGCATTTGACAGACATAAATACGGTAACACGATAAACCAGATGTACCGATGCCAGCAATGTAACAAAACATTTGTTAAACAAATCATGCTTCGTTTCCACGAACGAAAATATCACAGCGGTGTGAAGCAGGATGTAATTGGACCATACCAGTGTACGCGTTGCGGGAAAACATTCATGCAGCGAAGCTCTTTAAAGAACCACGAAAAAGATCACGAACGAAGCGAACGATTTGAGTGTTCCATATGCCAGAAACATTTCAGCAGTAAAGGCAATCTGCAAACACACATGAAACTGCACAGTATCCCGTCGGAACAACGGGCTAGGTTCGAGTGCCCGATTTGCCGAGTGCGCTTCAAGACTCCTAACTACTTGGAGGTACACGCAAGGGTACATACTGGAGAGAAACCATACACATGCAAGTACTGTTCCAAGCAGTTTGCCCACGCTTCAGGCCACAAGCAACATTTGCGCACACACAGTGGCATCAAGCCGTATGCGTGTCGCTTTTGCTGTCAAGAATTTACGAAACGGAGTAACATGCTGAAACACGAGAAACAACATGAAGCGAATTACCAAAAGCGGTAA
- the LOC128739240 gene encoding glutathione S-transferase 1-1-like has protein sequence MAPIVLYHFPISAPSRSVLLVMRNLELDVEIKILNLMAGEHMQPSFLKINPQHTVPTIVDDDYILWESKAIVTYLVEQYKPDSALYPADPKVRGIINQRLYFDSTVLWARVFSAVAPLMRQGATNIPQDKKDSIKDALKTLNDYLDGQNWVAGDKCSVADLCLLASVSTLDKVGVDLSQFANIVAWYDRCSSLPGYDENNEGATGFGNAIKSKLDEPF, from the exons ATGGCCCCGATTGTGCTTTACCATTTTCCGATTTCGGCACCGTCAAGGTCGGTTTTGCTGGTGATGCGCAACCTTGAACTAGACGTTGAG ATCAAAATTCTCAATCTCATGGCCGGCGAACACATGCAACCAAGTTTCCTCAAGATCAATCCCCAGCACACGGTACCGACGATTGTTGACGACGACTATATACTCTGGGAATCCAAAGCAATCGTAACGTATTTGGTGGAGCAGTATAAGCCGGACAGTGCACTTTATCCTGCTGATCCGAAGGTGCGCGGTATCATAAACCAGCGGTTGTACTTTGACTCGACAGTCCTCTGGGCACGTGTATTCTCTGCCGTTGCACCGCTGATGCGTCAGGGAGCCACTAATATACCACAAGATAAAAAGGACTCTATCAAGGATGCGTTGAAAACGTTGAATGATTACCTCGACGGACAAAACTGGGTGGCAGGTGATAAATGCTCTGTAGCTGACCTCTGTTTACTCGCTAGCGTTTCCACCCTGGAT AAAGTCGGGGTGGATTTAAGCCAGTTTGCTAACATCGTGGCGTGGTACGATCGCTGTAGTTCTTTACCCGGTTACGACGAAAACAACGAAGGCGCCACTGGTTTCGGTAACGCCATTAAATCAAAGCTAGATGAACCATTTTAA
- the LOC128740843 gene encoding transcriptional regulator ATRX homolog → MLSTKTTTDLADSEHNYAIASTKKVDALCDAAEPCSTNQATLFTDEIPQATGQNCCSLSNNKPFPGVNNTEKEYSSFDSVISADTFPDPVHSCMDLKTNNAIEGDSQNDSVINDDIFTPQSCNVSHNTDPPEFGEIHDKGKINPIKPPKQTADIQASCLDMAESLLVPELESVPAEKFCKTQNSENYDAEKFEDEIFNPFMATSSKKSGTKLPAKSAQSKFATDDPNPNRPPTSDEILFSVPHLPRFSVRQHPTGENLELSLMKREIEMRLRVNEMSWVTQRAIREESSRVKKVCKNNLELQQRLERYDEKLTSNQLILDYDKEKKTFIRVHPALVTRMKPHQKEGVKFMYDCCYANALDSKKSKGSGCILAHCMGLGKTLQVIALINTVISYSQMDTKRIIIVCPKSTVMNWNQEFRDWLADVDCNVRLLISYFPDASNIYKKLDVLKSFFDVSGKTASCLLIGYEAYRSLVFYDSKNKHGEQQSDRIRADVRRYLINPGADLIVLDEGHIIKNRKSMTNLALAEVATKRRIILTGTPIQNNLNEYFCMVSFVKPAYLGNEREFNEHYAKPIKEGQHKDSNPVEIKLMKMKSYILHKHLTEFVHRKEFSVLKEFLPKKYDFVIYVPLTPVQEDLYEDYLRRYPFKRDIGGLNLLEDYTFLRKIWTHPIVLEQAWENAMKRKYGIVDKKRTVRGFDSSSEDEDADDNCRSITNAWWKQFISADDLESIFPSNKMLLLFEILKMCQERGEKCLIFSGFVMVLNMVEYFMKKIDEQDANPKAELHGLSRFRGPWRPGMDYYRIDGGTAKSTRHEMVTKFNDLNNRITRVFLISTKAGGQGINLVGANRVVILDTSWNPAVDQQGIFRIYRLGQTKTCYIYRLLAVHTMEEKVYSRAVTKQATSHRVADKKQVDRNYNMAELEELYHFERVDMAAREDPPPAEDDLLSVLLWKYPKLIYRYHTHEMMLDNKTEKDLTELEKRLAWAEFKKKGLTTSLGEPFSQIDSQFDSDSQASFSTVENNLNQIYDPFDNYFSRITHALKQPVVDLVKSENKSSIFGDDPYEGSSIGSKSIIAEQRIKYEPKMQSQTTLSSHLNIAKDEIDLLRELEENSSRTKSASSIFGEDPYEDASTGSMSIIEEQRLKFKLKQLKTSPSSRLNIAKAEIDVLRELEEDNLRNKNDFSTTQEESRSYTEGSSQLFASELIDSHNVPYDEEEESTEESLQLPIHEDSLLDAKESQFDFDSQESGQYSTLCSLIEYDPVGDTQEFNSSIVTDTLSSNDATIVEPTYENFKANMLQDKKVVTSTANSPVVVVEVVSSSPFPSREPVMTRAMKRKIVAVELKDVGCRRSKRNRVIKKFF, encoded by the exons ATGCTTTCAACAAAGACAACAACTGACTTAGCGGATTCTGAGCACAATTATGCCATTGCTAGCACTAAAAAGGTAGATGCTCTTTGTGACGCAGCTGAACCATGTTCAACGAACCAAGCAACGTTATTCACAGACGAGATACCGCAGGCCACCGGCCAAAATTGTTGCTCTTTATCTAATAACAAGCCCTTCCCTGGAGTAAATAACACAGAGAAAGAATATTCGAGTTTTGATTCAGTAATCAGTGCCGACACGTTTCCCGATCCTGTTCATTCATGTATGGATTTAAAGACCAATAATGCAATAGAAGGTGATTCGCAGAATGACTCGGTAATCAATGATGACATATTTACTCCCCAATCATGTAATGTAAGCCACAACACCGATCCACCGGAATTCGGTGAAATTCATGATAAAGGTAAAATTAATCCGATAAAACCGCCTAAGCAAACTGCAGATATTCAAGCATCATGTTTGGATATGGCGGAATCACTATTAGTCCCAGAACTAGAATCAGTACCAGCagaaaaattttgtaaaactcAGAATTCCGAAAATTATGATGCTGAGAAATTCGAAGATGAAATTTTTAATCCCTTCATGGCAACTTCATCGAAGAAATCCGGTACAAAGCTGCCCGCAAAATCGGCACAATCCAAGTTTGCCACTGATGATCCAAACCCCAATCGACCACCGACGTCGGATGAGATATTATTTAGTGTTCCGCATCTTCCAAGGTTTAGCGTTCGTCAGCATCCTACAGGGGAAAATCTAGAGCTATCATTGATGAAACGAGAAATCGAAATGCGTCTTCGTGTCAACGAGATGTCTTGGGTTACCCAACGAGCGATTCGAGAGGAAAGCTCTCGAGTAAAGAAGGTTTGTAAGAATAATTTGGAATTACAACAACGTCTGGAACGTTATGATGAGAAGCTGACCTCTAATCAGCTAATATTGGATTacgataaagagaaaaaaactttcattagAGTGCACCCTGCACTGGTAACAAGAATGAAACCTCACCAAAAGGAAGGAGTAAAATTCATGTACGATTGCTGCTACGCAAATGCATTGGATAGTAAGAAGTCCAAAGGATCGGGTTGCATTCTAGCTCATTGTATGGGCCTGGGCAAAACTCTACAAGTGATTGCTTTAATAAACACGGTAATCAGCTATTCACAAATGGACACCAAACGTATCATAATTGTTTGTCCAAAAAGCActgtgatgaattggaaccAAGAATTTCGCGACTGGCTCGCAGATGTGGATTGCAACGTGCGCCTGCTTATTTCATATTTCCCGGATGCATC CAACATTTACAAAAAACTGGATGTCTTGAAGAGTTTCTTCGACGTGTCAGGCAAAACCGCTAGTTGTTTGTTAATTGGCTACGAAGCGTACCGTTCCTTAGTCTTCTACGATTCCAAGAATAAGCATGGGGAGCAACAATCCGACCGCATTCGTGCCGATGTTCGTCGTTATTTGATCAATCCGGGTGCGGACTTGATCGTTCTTGATGAGGGCCATATAATAAAAAACCGAAAGTCGATGACCAACCTAGCATTAGCCGAAGTTGCTACAAAACGAAGAATCATTCTTACTGGTACTCCAATTCAGAACAATCTGAATGAGTACTTTTGTATGGTGAGTTTTGTGAAGCCTGCCTATTTGGGTAACGAGCGCGAATTCAACGAACACTACGCCAAACCGATTAAAGAAGGACAACACAAAGATTCTAATCCtgttgaaataaaattaatgaaaatgaaGTCGTACATACTTCATAAACATCTAACAGAATTTGTTCATCGTAAGGAGTTTTCTGTACTAAAGGAGTTTTTGCCCAAGAAATATGATTTCGTCATATACGTGCCCCTAACACCGGTACAGGAAGATTTGTATGAAGACTACCTGCGAAGATATCCATTTAAACGGGATATTGGTGGTTTAAACTTGCTGGAAGATTATACTTTTCTGCGTAAGATTTGGACTCATCCAATCGTATTGGAGCAAGCTTGGGAAAATGCTATGAAG AGAAAGTATGGTATTGTAGATAAAAAGCGTACCGTACGCGGTTTTGATAGCAGCTCTGAAGACGAAGATGCCGACGACAATTGCCGTTCTATCACTAACGCCTGGTGGAAGCAGTTTATCAGTGCAGATGATCTTGAATCAATTTTCCCAAGTAATAAGATGTTATTACtgtttgaaattttgaaaatgtgccAAGAGCGCGGTGAAAAATGTTTGATATTTTCCGGTTTTGTAATGGTTCTAAACATGGTAGAATATTTCATGAAGAAAATCGATGAACAAGACGCAAATCCGAAGGCTGAACTCCATGGATTATCTCGTTTTCGTGGGCCGTGGCGCCCAGGAATGGACTACTATCGTATTGACGGAGGCACGGCTAAATCTACCCGCCACGAAATGGTTACAAAATTTAACGATTTGAATAACCGTATAACACGTGTGTTCTTGATTTCGACTAAGGCCGGTGGGCAGGGCATAAACTTAGTTGGTGCTAATCGGGTAGTTATTCTGGATACTTCTTGGAATCCCGCTGTTGATCAGCAAGGAATCTTCCGCATCTACCGTTTGGGTCAAACGAAAACTTGTTACATTTATCGGTTACTGGCAGTT CATACAATGGAAGAAAAAGTATACTCTCGTGCAGTTACTAAACAAGCAACAAGTCATCGAGTGGCGGACAAGAAACAGGTCGATCGAAACTATAATATGGCGGAACTAGAGGAGTTGTATCATTTCGAACGTGTGGATATGGCTGCTCGCGAGGATCCTCCTCCTGCCGAAGATGATCTTCTATCCGTGCTACTGTGGAAATATCCCAAGCTCATCTATCGATATCACACCCATGAAATGATGCTGgacaataaaacggaaaaggatCTTACTGAGCTGGAAAAAAGATTAGCTTGGGCTGAATTTAAAAAGAAAGGTCTTACGACTAGTCTTGGTGAGCCATTCAGTCAAATTGATTCTCAGTTTGATTCGGATTCCCAGGCTAGTTTTTCAACCGTCGAAAACAATCTCAACCAGATTTACGACCCTTTCGACAATTATTTCTCGCGAATTACCCATGCCTTGAAACAACCCGTTGTTGATTTAGTGAAATCCGAAAATAAATCCAGTATTTTTGGAGATGATCCGTACGAGGGTTCAAGTATCGGATCGAAGAGTATTATCGCTGAACAACGAATTAAGTACGAACCGAAAATGCAATCTCAGACCACACTATCGTCACATTTAAATATAGCCAAAGACGAAATAGACCTCTTACGTGAGCTTGAAGAAAACAGTTCGCGCACCAAAAGTGCTTCCAGTATTTTTGGAGAAGATCCCTACGAAGATGCAAGTACCGGGTCGATGAGTATTATCGAAGAACAACGGTTGAAGTTTAAACTTAAGCAATTAAAGACGTCACCATCGTCGCGTTTAAATATAGCCAAAGCTGAAATAGACGTCTTACGGGAGCTTGAAGAAGACAATTTGCGCAATAAAAACGATTTCTCCACGACACAAGAAGAGTCTCGCAGTTATACGGAAGGAAGTTCTCAGTTATTTGCATCAGAATTGATCGATTCACACAACGTTCCATACg atgaagaagaagagtcAACCGAAGaatcgctccagctaccaatcCATGAGGACAGCCTATTAGATGCTAAGGAATCTCAGTTCGATTTCGACTCACAAGAGAGCGGACAGTATAGCACATTATGCTCGTTGATAGAGTATGATCCTGTTGGTGACACTCAAGAATTTAATTCATCCATTGTCACCGATACACTATCGTCGAACGATGCGACCATCGTGGAACCTACTTATGAGAATTTTAAAGCTAATATGTTACAGGATAAGAAAGTAGTGACGAGCACGGCCAATTCTCCGGTTGTTGTGGTGGAAGTTGTATCCAGTTCGCCATTTCCAAGTCGAGAACCTGTGATGACCCGTGCTATGAAGCGCAAAATAGTTGCAGTCGAATTGAAAGATGTCGGCTGTCGTCGAAGTAAGAGAAACCGTGTtattaaaaaattcttttaa